From a single Vampirovibrio chlorellavorus genomic region:
- a CDS encoding type II secretion system F family protein gives MASFQYEAMKISDRSRANGVISAASEKEARELLREQNLIPTKISIISSEGRGSGNKKNSLAEFVQNIFGVSAKDKIAFTRNMGMMVRAGIPVTEALMYYENFAANPKFRRMVGRVRQDILAGYTLSQALAKHKKVFDEVYVSVTKAGERSGELDQTMTRLTEMLTKAEQLKMKIISASIYPIIVVVILSLVLLVMFLLVLPTFADIYKQMNIPLPMITQIMMGISFALRSYWFVSFPLLGSILFGIYKFLVSPVGKELVDRLVLKVPVLGDLVKHIQSSHFVSTLFIAFGAGLPITDALALSTETLTHTQIKSAFRQVNFQIQSGQRLALALANTGYVPDIVMLMISTGEESGDLEKMLEASYDYLEEEVNHRVGILTTMMEPAMLLVIGAVVGFVALSIYLPLFSIYDGLG, from the coding sequence ATGGCGTCTTTTCAGTATGAGGCAATGAAGATCAGCGATCGCAGCCGCGCGAACGGGGTCATTTCAGCGGCCAGCGAGAAAGAGGCGCGAGAGTTATTACGGGAACAGAATTTAATTCCCACTAAAATTTCCATTATTTCCAGCGAGGGTCGGGGAAGCGGCAATAAAAAAAATTCTCTGGCAGAGTTTGTCCAGAATATTTTTGGCGTCAGCGCCAAGGACAAGATTGCTTTTACCCGAAACATGGGCATGATGGTGCGTGCCGGGATTCCGGTGACCGAAGCGCTGATGTATTACGAGAACTTTGCCGCCAACCCCAAGTTCCGCAGAATGGTGGGCCGGGTGCGTCAGGATATTTTGGCGGGCTACACCTTAAGTCAGGCATTGGCCAAGCATAAAAAGGTGTTTGACGAGGTTTATGTCAGCGTGACCAAAGCCGGGGAGCGCAGCGGGGAGCTGGATCAGACCATGACCCGGTTAACCGAGATGTTGACCAAGGCGGAACAACTCAAAATGAAAATCATCTCCGCCTCCATCTACCCCATTATTGTGGTGGTCATTTTGTCTCTGGTTTTATTGGTAATGTTCTTGCTGGTATTGCCCACCTTTGCCGATATTTACAAGCAAATGAACATTCCCTTGCCCATGATTACCCAGATTATGATGGGGATTAGCTTTGCCTTGAGGAGTTACTGGTTTGTTTCGTTTCCGTTGCTGGGCAGTATTTTGTTCGGGATTTACAAATTTTTGGTCAGCCCGGTGGGGAAGGAACTGGTGGATCGCCTGGTACTCAAGGTTCCCGTGTTGGGAGATTTGGTCAAGCATATCCAAAGCTCTCACTTTGTCTCCACCCTGTTTATTGCCTTTGGGGCTGGCTTACCCATTACCGACGCCCTGGCCCTCTCCACCGAAACCTTGACCCATACCCAGATTAAATCGGCGTTTCGGCAGGTGAATTTTCAGATCCAAAGCGGTCAGCGCTTGGCCCTGGCCCTGGCCAATACCGGTTATGTGCCCGATATTGTCATGCTGATGATCTCCACGGGTGAAGAGTCCGGGGATCTGGAAAAAATGCTGGAGGCCTCCTACGATTATCTGGAAGAGGAAGTGAACCAC